Below is a window of Undibacterium sp. YM2 DNA.
CCGCTTCAAGTCCCTGCGCCCGGTGCGCGACATGAATGGCCTGGTAATACTGGCTGAAGATGAATTCATCAAACCACAATCCAGCATGGCAACGCTGGCTTCTCTCAAGGCTTCATTTGAGATGCCGGGCAAGATGGGTTTTGACAGTGTCGCCATACGCAAGTATCCGCACATAGCGAGTATCAACCATGTACATACTGCTGGTAACTCGTCCGGCATTGTCGATGGTGCCGCCCTCGCCCTGATAGGCACAGAGGCCATGGGCAAGCGCCTGGGTTTGAATCCGCGTGCCCGCATCGTCGCCAGCGCAGTCACTGGAACAGACCCCACCATCATGCTGACCGGCCCTGGCCCTGCGACGTTGAAAGCTTTGAACAAAGCAGGGCTGAGTATAGAAGACATCGATTTGTTTGAGGTCAATGAAGCCTTTTCGGCTGTCGTCATGAAGTTCATGAAAGACCTCAAAGTGCCGGAGGAAAAAGTCAATGTGAATGGCGGCTCAATTGCACTCGGCCACCCGCTGGGGGCAACTGGCTGCATGTTGCTGGGTAATCTGATTGATGAGCTGGAAGCACGTCAGTTAAAACGTGGCCTGATCACCCTTTGTGTGGGCGGCGGTATGGGAATCGCCACCATCATAGAGCGCGTATAAATCAGAACATAAGAACGAGAAAAACATCATGATCAATTACAGCAAAGACGAACATCAGATAGTCACTCTCAACATCGACATGCCGGGCTTGTCAGTGAATACCATGAACGCGGCATTTCGCGATGCACTGGCATCTGCCGCAGCCAGGCTGGAAGAAGAAAAAGAGCAAGTCAGCGGCGTCATTCTGACATCTGGCAAAGACAGTTTTTTCGCTGGTGGCGATTTGCGTGAACTCATCAGCATACAAGATGCCAAAACCTGCCTGGAGATGGTGGAGAAAAACAAGGCAGTATTGCGTCGCCTGGAAAAACTGGGCAAACCGGTAGTTGCCGCCATCAATGGCAGTGCCCTTGGCGGCGGCCTGGAGTTGGCGCTGGCCTGCCATTACCGCATAGCCCTGAATAATGCCAAAGCAAAAATTGGCTTCCCTGAAGTGACGCTGGGATTATTGCCAGGCGCTGGCGGTGTGGTGCGTACTGTACGCCTGCTGGGCTTGCAGGAGGCCATGCCTTATCTGCTCGAAGGCAAGCAGGTTTCTCCTGCAGCAGCCGTCAAGGCTGGCCTGGTACATGCCATCGCCAGCAGCCATGAAGACATGTTGCAGCAGGCTAAAGCATGGATACTGGCAAACCCGCAGGCACAGCAGCCTTGGGATGATGCTGCCTATAAATTGCCAGGTGGCGCAGCCAACTCTGCCAAGCTGCTGCCGATGATCATGGTAGCACCTGCCATGTTGCGCGAAAAAACCAGGGGCAATTATCCAGCGCCCGAAGCCATACTGGCAGCCATGGTAGAAGGTGCGCAAGTTGATTTTGATAACGCCCTGAAAATTGAAGGTCGTTACTTCACACATCTGGCAACTGGCCAGGTCGCCAAGAACATGATAGGCACCCTGTTCTTCCAGATGCAGGAAATCAGTTCTGGCAAAAGCCGACCACGGAATATCCCGAAATCAAAAATCAGCAAACTCGGCGTCATTGGTGCTGGCATGATGGGAGCAGGCATAGCCGCTGCCAGTGCAGCGCGCGGCATACATACAATATTAAAAGAACAGACACAGCAAAAAGCTGAGCAGGGCAAGACCGGTATTGCCAACAGCCTGCATAAAAAAGTCGCCCAGGGTCGCCTGTCTGCAGAAAACGCAGCGAATCAGCTTGAACTGATACAGCCTACTGCAAGCGCTACTGATTTTTCAGGATGCGACCTCATCATCGAAGCCGTGTTTGAAAACCGTGAGCTCAAGGCCAGCGTCAGCAGCGAGGCGGAAAACATGCTGGCTGCAAATGGCATCATGGCCAGTAATACCTCTACCCTGCCGATCAACGGCCTGGCAAAAGCCGTCAGTAATCCTGAGCGCTTCATAGGCATACACTTCTTTTCACCCGTCGAGAAAATGCAGTTGGTGGAAATCATCAAGGGCAAGCAAACCAGTGAGACCACACTGGCACGCGCTTATGACTATGTACTGCAGATAGGCAAGACACCCATCGTCGTCAATGACTCTCGTGGCTTTTTCACCAGCCGGGTGTTTGCCAGTTTTGTCAACGAGGGCCTGAGTATGCTGGCAGAAGGCTTGCCTGCTGCACTGATAGAAAATGCTGCACTCTCGGTTGGCATGCCGGTGGGGCCACTGGCAGTGCAGGATGAAGTGTCACTGAGCCTGTCACGCCAGGTCGCAGCGCAAACCAAGGCTGATCTGGAAGCCGAAGGCAAAAACTGGCAGGCCCCCGCATCTGCGGCCATCATCAATGCCATGCTTGATGAACATCAACGCGCAGGCAAGGCTGCCGGTGCGGGGTTTTATGAATATCCTGCAGATGGTGGCAAGAAGTATCTGTGGCCCGAGCTAAGCGCATTATTTGGTAAAGCAGGACACAGCCTGCCCTACACCGATTTGCAAGACAGGTTCCTCTACATACAGGCTATAGAAACCCTGCGTTGCCTTGATGAAGGTGTGCTGGAGTCAACTCGCGATGCCAATATAGGTTCGATTTTTGGCATAGGTTTTCCGGCATGGACGGGTGGTGCAGTGCAATATGTGCATCATGTGGGCTCACAGGCATTTGCCAGGCGTGCAGCAGAATTGCGGTCACTCTATGGAGAACGCTTCTCTCTGCCGGAAAATTATCTGAGACTGATACAAACCGGTGCTCATGATTGAGTTAGCACAAACAAAGTAAAACTAAGGCTCGCCTGGAGTTGGCAGGTCATTGACTTGAATATGCCTGTACGTGTTCAATAGTGTTTGTGTTCTTGGTACTTGCCTGGCAACAGAGCAGGCAAACACTATCCCTGACTGGAGGTGTATTTTGATCAAACTGCATTTCTTGGGTGCCGCTGGCACTGTGACTGGCTCACGTTATCTGCTGGTGTCGGACCGCAGCCACATCATGGTGGATTGCGGCTTGTTCCAGGGTTACAAGCAACTGCGTTTGCGTAACTGGGAAGATCCCCCCTTTGATCCATCGAAAGTCGATGCGATTTTACTGACTCATGCCCATCTTGATCACTCTGGATATATCCCATTGATGGTCAAACAGGGGTTCAAAGGCAAGATTTACTGTAGCAAGGCCACATTCGCGCTCTGTAAATTATTATTGCGCGATTCTGCCCATCTGTTTGAAGAAGAAGCAGCCTACCTGAACCGTCACCACCTGTCCAAGCATGAGCAGGCCCTGCCTTTGTATGACAGTAATGACGTTGCCAAGGCACTCAAGCATTTCCATTACATTGACGAACATACCAGCATCAAGATAGCCGATGACGTGCAGGCAAAATGGATACCGAACGGGCACATCCTGGGTTCTTGCAGCATTTCTTTAAAAATGGAACAGACCAGCCTGTTATTTTCTGGCGATGTCGGGAGGCCGCGCGATTACATCATGAAGGCGCCAGAATTCCCGGAAAGAACTGACTACCTCATCGTAGAATCAACTTACGGTGATCGATTGCACAGTAACAGTGTTCCCGAAAACGATTTGCGCGATGTCATCAATAGCGCCGTACAACGTGGTGGCTCGGTGCTGATACCCTCGTTTGCCGTTGGGCGTGCTCAAACACTGCTGTATCTGTTATACCAGCTGCGCAAGAACAAGCAGATACATGACTTTCCGATTTATCTGGACAGCCCCATGTCTGAAAGTGCGACGAGCATCTATAGTCACTATGCCGACTCACTGAAGCTCTCGGCTGAAGATATTGCGGGCATGACGGCCATGACCACATATGTCAGGACGCCGGAAGAATCCCAGCGACTGAACAATGAGCGCTGGCCCAAAGTCATCATCTCTGCCAGCGGCATGGCCACTGGTGGGCGGGTGTTGCATCACATGAAATACATCGCGCCCGACGACAGGAACACCATCGTTTTTTGCGGCCATCAGGCTGGTGGCACAAGAGGCGAGAAATTGATCAATGGTGCAAGCACCGTGCGTATTCACGGCCAGGATATCAGGGTACGCGCCAAGATAGTGATGGTTGACGGTTTATCCGCCCATGCTGACTATGAAGAAATGCTGGGATGGCTGAAACACCTGAAGCATCCGCCTCTGCGCAGTTTCATCACTCACGGCGAGCCAGCAGCGGCTGATCATTTGCGCCAGCAGATAGAGCGCGAACTGGGCTGGCGCTGCGAAGTTCCTGAGCATTTATCCAGTTACAAGATAGAAGGCCAAACTCTGACTTCCCTGCATCCGCAAATACTGTGATAATCGCTGTTCGTATAAACGAACATCGGTGAATCTATGCAGGCACTTGCGGGGACCAGGGAGAGGTATCGTGTATCTTTACTAGCGGGCAGCGCTTTTTTAATGGCATGCCTCCTGAGTACAAACAGCCAGGCAAAGCCTTTGCTGCGTTGCTATGTCAGTTATGCTGGCAGCATGCAGACCATAGAGAGCCAGATCGTGCCTGACCCGTATGATGTGAAGACCACCGATATAGGCGAGCGTTTTACTTTCAAGGCAGTCATGGTAGGCAAGGAGCAGCAGATAGACTATATCAAGCTGTATGCTTATTTCCAGACCCGTCGCAGCGATATCCCAGTCCATCAGGCAACTTACCGCCCTCCCTTCAAAATCAGCAGCAAAGAGAGCCCACTGACGCCGCAAAATTCAGTCTATGCGGGTGATGTAGAACGTGAACTGCAGTACCGCTGCACTTTGCAGGAGGTGCAGCAATGAAACTCAAGTTTTTAAGTCATCTGCTGGCAGCATTTATTCTGACTGGCACGCTCGCACAAACAGCCCAGGCCCAGACACAAGACGACAGTGTCAGCATATTGTTTGCCGGCGACGTCGTCCTTGATGGCAAGCCAGGAAAAATGATTGCTGAGGGCAAAGACCCGTTTTTTGCCTTTGCCAAATTATTCAAAAGTACTGACATTCGCGTCGTCAACCTCGAATGTGTAGTGGCCACGACGGGTGATGCTGCCGACAAGAACTTCACCTTCCGTGCCCATCCCCGTACCCTTGCTACGCTGAAGCAGCATGTTGATGCAGTGTCGATTGCGAATAATCATTCCGGTGATTTTGGCCGTGGGGCTTTCCAGGAAATGCTGGCCTTACTCGATCAGCAGCAGATCAAACGCTTTGGCGGTGGCAATAATTTGCGTGAAGCGCACACACCAGTGATCATAGAAAAGAAAGGCTTGCGGATCGCCCTGCTGGGTTACAACGAGTACATGCCGCGCAGCTTTGAAGCGGAAGCGCAGGCAGCCGGTGTAGCCTGGAGCGAAGATGAACAGGTAGTACTTGACATACGTAAGGCACGTCAGCAATACCATGCCGATCTGGTCATACCCTTCATGCACTGGGGCTGGGAAAATGACAAGCTCGCCGTTGACAGGCAACGCCAGTTAGCCAGGCTGATGTTAGATGCTGGTGCCGATGCCATCATCGGCGGTCATCCCCATGTGATACAGGATGTTGAGCATTACAAGGGCAAGCCCATCATATACAGCCTCGGTAATTTCGTCATGGATGAGCTAGACAATGAACCGCAAACCCGTGGCTGGGTCATCCGCCTGCAACTCGATAAAAAGGGTGTCAAAGCCTGGGATACACGTTTGGCCAAGATAAATGATGATGGCGTGCCCCACCCTGTACCCGAGGCCAGCACGGCGTGCTGGAACCGCAAGGATGGGCAGCTCAGGCAATGCAGCAACGCTGAATGAACTTTTCCTGCCTCTACACTTTGACGGCTGCGGGCACATCCAGTACAACATCCGAGCATGCCTGGGCGACGCAGGGCAATATCCAGCCCTCCTGCTTTTCTTCCAGGCTCAGTCCTGGCCAGTCTATCTGGTAGCGTATCTCCCCGGCCCGCATCTGGCACATGCAGGTGCGGCAGGTACCGTTGCGGCATGAATTGGGAATGCGTATGCCTTCCAGCAAAGCAGCTTCCAGCAGGCTGAGTTCATCCTGGGCTTCGCAAGTCCAGCCCTGGGGTTGTATGGTCACAGTCCATACCTTATTCCCTAACACATCCTGCTTACTCATTTTTTCTCGCTATCAACCTTGTCTTCATGCCTGAATTTTACTAGATTGAAAGCCTGCCCTCCTGTTGACTATCAGCAGTGGCAGAAGTCTTTCCAGGAGCTCAACATGATGACAGCCAGTGCACATCTACTTTCCCAGCAGCAAGACACTTATTCAGAAAGGCGCAATGCCCGCGCACCAGACTTTATTCTGATGCAGCTTGATCCCCGCGATGTCATAGAAGGAGTAATGTTAGAAGAAGGTTTTCAATCCGAGGACGCGCCCTCGGCAGGCCATATGCGTGAGCATTGCCCCCATTGCAG
It encodes the following:
- a CDS encoding acetyl-CoA C-acetyltransferase, whose product is MTEAYLFDAPRTPRGKGKKDGSLHSVKPISLLSGLMQDMQQRLSLDTALIDDVVLGCVTPIGDQGADIAKTAALAAGWDWQVAGVQLNRFCASGLEAVNLAAQKVRSGWEDLVVAGGVESMSRVTMGSDGGAWAADPQTSMQTDFLPQGIGADLIATLEGFSRQDVDAFALRSQEKATAARAAGRFKSLRPVRDMNGLVILAEDEFIKPQSSMATLASLKASFEMPGKMGFDSVAIRKYPHIASINHVHTAGNSSGIVDGAALALIGTEAMGKRLGLNPRARIVASAVTGTDPTIMLTGPGPATLKALNKAGLSIEDIDLFEVNEAFSAVVMKFMKDLKVPEEKVNVNGGSIALGHPLGATGCMLLGNLIDELEARQLKRGLITLCVGGGMGIATIIERV
- a CDS encoding 3-hydroxyacyl-CoA dehydrogenase NAD-binding domain-containing protein, which translates into the protein MINYSKDEHQIVTLNIDMPGLSVNTMNAAFRDALASAAARLEEEKEQVSGVILTSGKDSFFAGGDLRELISIQDAKTCLEMVEKNKAVLRRLEKLGKPVVAAINGSALGGGLELALACHYRIALNNAKAKIGFPEVTLGLLPGAGGVVRTVRLLGLQEAMPYLLEGKQVSPAAAVKAGLVHAIASSHEDMLQQAKAWILANPQAQQPWDDAAYKLPGGAANSAKLLPMIMVAPAMLREKTRGNYPAPEAILAAMVEGAQVDFDNALKIEGRYFTHLATGQVAKNMIGTLFFQMQEISSGKSRPRNIPKSKISKLGVIGAGMMGAGIAAASAARGIHTILKEQTQQKAEQGKTGIANSLHKKVAQGRLSAENAANQLELIQPTASATDFSGCDLIIEAVFENRELKASVSSEAENMLAANGIMASNTSTLPINGLAKAVSNPERFIGIHFFSPVEKMQLVEIIKGKQTSETTLARAYDYVLQIGKTPIVVNDSRGFFTSRVFASFVNEGLSMLAEGLPAALIENAALSVGMPVGPLAVQDEVSLSLSRQVAAQTKADLEAEGKNWQAPASAAIINAMLDEHQRAGKAAGAGFYEYPADGGKKYLWPELSALFGKAGHSLPYTDLQDRFLYIQAIETLRCLDEGVLESTRDANIGSIFGIGFPAWTGGAVQYVHHVGSQAFARRAAELRSLYGERFSLPENYLRLIQTGAHD
- a CDS encoding MBL fold metallo-hydrolase RNA specificity domain-containing protein, producing the protein MKLHFLGAAGTVTGSRYLLVSDRSHIMVDCGLFQGYKQLRLRNWEDPPFDPSKVDAILLTHAHLDHSGYIPLMVKQGFKGKIYCSKATFALCKLLLRDSAHLFEEEAAYLNRHHLSKHEQALPLYDSNDVAKALKHFHYIDEHTSIKIADDVQAKWIPNGHILGSCSISLKMEQTSLLFSGDVGRPRDYIMKAPEFPERTDYLIVESTYGDRLHSNSVPENDLRDVINSAVQRGGSVLIPSFAVGRAQTLLYLLYQLRKNKQIHDFPIYLDSPMSESATSIYSHYADSLKLSAEDIAGMTAMTTYVRTPEESQRLNNERWPKVIISASGMATGGRVLHHMKYIAPDDRNTIVFCGHQAGGTRGEKLINGASTVRIHGQDIRVRAKIVMVDGLSAHADYEEMLGWLKHLKHPPLRSFITHGEPAAADHLRQQIERELGWRCEVPEHLSSYKIEGQTLTSLHPQIL
- a CDS encoding CapA family protein, producing the protein MKLKFLSHLLAAFILTGTLAQTAQAQTQDDSVSILFAGDVVLDGKPGKMIAEGKDPFFAFAKLFKSTDIRVVNLECVVATTGDAADKNFTFRAHPRTLATLKQHVDAVSIANNHSGDFGRGAFQEMLALLDQQQIKRFGGGNNLREAHTPVIIEKKGLRIALLGYNEYMPRSFEAEAQAAGVAWSEDEQVVLDIRKARQQYHADLVIPFMHWGWENDKLAVDRQRQLARLMLDAGADAIIGGHPHVIQDVEHYKGKPIIYSLGNFVMDELDNEPQTRGWVIRLQLDKKGVKAWDTRLAKINDDGVPHPVPEASTACWNRKDGQLRQCSNAE
- a CDS encoding 2Fe-2S iron-sulfur cluster-binding protein, translated to MSKQDVLGNKVWTVTIQPQGWTCEAQDELSLLEAALLEGIRIPNSCRNGTCRTCMCQMRAGEIRYQIDWPGLSLEEKQEGWILPCVAQACSDVVLDVPAAVKV